From one Peredibacter starrii genomic stretch:
- a CDS encoding flavin monoamine oxidase family protein, producing the protein MNQTKVIIIGAGAAGLMAARVLKEQRVDFIILESTHRLGGRANTLKSHPHIEYGPEYLHGDTPLTDKLVERFGLTTYDVKFDYHYFKDGEMRATPDFWERLTHVIEDIDLKNDISFSDYLRMYDQNSKIDQDMAKIFVEGFDAADLDTISSKELHDMKDQVADPKVRRLRRLLNGYGELIENLAQDLLPHIYFSHIVEEIVWNRDKVTVRGAIKEEDIPFEFFGEKVINTMSVGVLRNVFISPMPDLLNHFLDQVEMGQVVKMIGEFHPAFFYAFEDHSFPFVASPDLNFSAWWSASPLHLPIVTAWCGGARARKLTAMTEDERKEVYIQELAKISSLSPEEVRCQIINIHHHNWDEDPSFLGAYSYPRVNYRRMAEMVTSFENTLYFAGEAFHEEMSGTVEGALQSGKEAAEEIATAYEMQNLRFEQSL; encoded by the coding sequence ATGAATCAGACTAAAGTGATCATTATTGGAGCAGGTGCAGCAGGTCTAATGGCCGCCAGAGTTTTGAAAGAGCAAAGGGTTGATTTCATCATCCTCGAATCAACTCATCGCTTGGGTGGTAGAGCGAATACTTTGAAGAGTCATCCTCATATTGAGTATGGACCCGAATATCTCCATGGCGATACTCCCCTCACCGATAAACTGGTCGAACGCTTTGGTCTCACAACCTATGACGTGAAGTTTGATTATCATTACTTCAAAGATGGTGAAATGAGAGCGACTCCAGACTTTTGGGAGCGGCTTACTCACGTGATTGAGGATATTGATCTCAAGAACGATATTTCATTCTCAGATTACCTTCGTATGTATGATCAAAACTCCAAAATTGATCAAGATATGGCAAAAATCTTTGTTGAAGGGTTTGATGCTGCGGATTTGGATACGATTAGCTCTAAAGAGCTTCATGATATGAAAGATCAGGTCGCGGATCCAAAAGTAAGACGTCTCCGTAGGCTTTTAAATGGCTACGGTGAACTGATTGAAAATCTCGCTCAGGATCTTCTGCCTCACATCTATTTCTCCCACATCGTGGAAGAAATTGTCTGGAACCGGGACAAAGTCACTGTTCGAGGGGCCATTAAGGAAGAAGACATTCCCTTTGAGTTCTTTGGTGAGAAAGTGATTAACACAATGTCTGTGGGAGTTTTGAGAAACGTCTTCATTAGTCCGATGCCAGACCTCTTAAATCATTTCCTAGATCAAGTTGAAATGGGACAGGTGGTGAAGATGATCGGAGAATTTCACCCGGCGTTCTTCTATGCTTTTGAGGATCATTCCTTTCCATTCGTCGCCTCACCTGATTTAAACTTCAGTGCCTGGTGGTCGGCCTCTCCTCTTCACTTACCAATTGTAACAGCTTGGTGTGGAGGTGCGAGAGCGAGAAAATTGACTGCGATGACAGAGGATGAACGAAAAGAAGTTTACATTCAGGAACTTGCCAAGATCTCATCACTTTCTCCAGAGGAAGTGCGATGCCAGATTATTAATATTCATCACCACAACTGGGATGAAGATCCATCTTTCTTAGGTGCTTACTCTTATCCAAGAGTAAACTATAGAAGAATGGCAGAGATGGTAACGAGCTTTGAGAACACTCTCTACTTTGCGGGAGAGGCCTTCCATGAAGAGATGAGTGGAACCGTCGAAGGTGCTCTTCAATCAGGTAAGGAAGCGGCCGAAGAAATTGCGACCGCTTATGAAATGCAGAATTTAAGATTTGAGCAGAGCTTGTAA
- a CDS encoding carboxymuconolactone decarboxylase family protein: protein MSRLNFTAESLDLVKKLAELGQTKTSIDPTIKALIEIRASQMNGCTFCVDMHVKEAKIHGERELRLHHVAVWRESKLFTDKERAALEWTELVTRLAPGGISDQDYERALTHLSKKELSDLTFMIGTINVWNRINVAFHGVPGTLDKMYGLEKAGLN from the coding sequence ATGTCACGTTTAAACTTCACAGCTGAAAGCCTTGATCTTGTAAAAAAACTAGCCGAGCTAGGACAAACTAAAACTTCAATTGATCCTACTATCAAAGCACTTATTGAGATCCGTGCTTCTCAAATGAATGGATGTACTTTCTGTGTTGATATGCACGTAAAAGAGGCCAAGATTCATGGAGAAAGAGAACTTCGTCTACATCACGTAGCTGTATGGCGTGAATCAAAACTCTTCACAGATAAAGAGCGTGCGGCGCTTGAGTGGACAGAACTTGTTACAAGACTTGCTCCTGGTGGAATTTCGGATCAGGATTATGAGAGAGCACTCACTCACCTATCAAAGAAAGAACTTTCAGACCTTACTTTCATGATTGGTACAATCAATGTGTGGAATCGTATTAACGTTGCTTTCCACGGCGTACCGGGAACTCTAGATAAAATGTATGGGCTAGAAAAAGCTGGTTTGAACTAA
- a CDS encoding SDR family oxidoreductase: MSKLSNKVALVTGGNSGIGLATAKLYKDEGAQVIITARSNETFEKAKKEYGNVFDVVQTDVSKVEDLDRLYAHIKSKYGKLDVIFANAGIAQTAPTAEVTPDFFDNQFNTNVKGVFFTVARALPILAKGSTVVLNASVVASKGFVGSSVYSATKAAVRNFARTWTAEIPVDQVRFNVLSPGPIETPIFGKMGMPDEHKAGMAAGLPIKRLGRPEEMARVALFLASDDSSYLAGAEIMADGGFGQV; encoded by the coding sequence ATGTCTAAGTTAAGTAACAAAGTCGCTCTAGTAACAGGTGGAAACTCAGGGATTGGTTTGGCGACTGCCAAGCTCTACAAGGACGAGGGCGCTCAGGTGATCATTACGGCCCGTTCAAATGAGACGTTCGAGAAGGCCAAAAAGGAATACGGGAATGTTTTTGATGTGGTTCAAACCGACGTAAGTAAGGTTGAGGATCTGGACCGTCTTTATGCTCATATCAAATCAAAATATGGCAAGCTGGATGTGATCTTTGCTAATGCCGGTATCGCGCAAACAGCTCCAACTGCTGAAGTCACTCCAGACTTTTTCGATAATCAGTTCAATACAAACGTGAAAGGTGTTTTCTTTACTGTCGCTAGGGCGCTACCGATTTTAGCGAAGGGAAGTACAGTTGTACTTAACGCTTCTGTGGTAGCGAGCAAAGGCTTTGTTGGTTCGAGCGTTTACTCAGCAACTAAAGCCGCTGTGAGAAACTTCGCTCGTACATGGACAGCAGAAATTCCAGTAGATCAAGTTCGTTTCAATGTTCTTTCACCTGGACCAATTGAAACTCCGATCTTCGGTAAAATGGGAATGCCAGATGAACACAAAGCTGGAATGGCCGCTGGTCTGCCGATTAAGAGACTTGGTCGTCCGGAAGAAATGGCGAGAGTGGCGTTGTTCTTAGCGAGTGATGATTCAAGTTATCTTGCTGGTGCTGAGATTATGGCCGATGGTGGGTTTGGACAGGTTTAA
- a CDS encoding lytic transglycosylase domain-containing protein, with product MKYLVICVFLFVTEAAASHKIVRDNKITKTEALTLAERAQKNTKFPIVVNDQVLKQLNRLLGKPSGRKHMQVCFKRMKTFKPLISKKIARHKLPQELLAVPLVESGYQNIHSERGWGSGLWMFVKPTAKSFGLKVNDRTDQRLNVKLSTEAALKYLKSNHKMFKDWQLALLAYNMGEYRTKAAIKSTKTRDAWKLIRKGHHGDKEYLAKVMAVVIIMKNQNVLN from the coding sequence ATGAAGTATTTAGTTATTTGTGTCTTCCTGTTTGTAACTGAAGCGGCTGCTTCTCACAAAATAGTAAGAGATAACAAGATCACAAAAACCGAGGCACTTACTCTTGCTGAGAGGGCACAGAAGAACACCAAGTTTCCCATTGTGGTCAATGATCAGGTTTTAAAACAATTGAATCGTCTACTCGGCAAACCTTCTGGCCGAAAACATATGCAGGTCTGCTTTAAAAGAATGAAGACCTTCAAACCACTCATTAGTAAAAAGATCGCACGACACAAACTTCCTCAAGAGCTTCTCGCGGTTCCGTTGGTTGAATCAGGCTATCAAAATATTCATTCTGAACGAGGATGGGGATCAGGGCTTTGGATGTTCGTCAAACCAACCGCCAAGAGTTTTGGATTAAAAGTTAATGATCGAACAGATCAGCGTCTCAATGTGAAGCTTTCAACGGAAGCTGCTCTGAAGTATCTTAAGTCCAATCACAAGATGTTCAAGGACTGGCAGCTTGCCCTTCTCGCCTACAACATGGGTGAATATAGAACGAAGGCTGCGATAAAAAGTACAAAAACTCGCGATGCTTGGAAACTTATTAGAAAAGGTCATCACGGAGATAAGGAGTATCTCGCGAAGGTCATGGCTGTGGTGATTATTATGAAGAATCAGAATGTCTTAAATTAA
- a CDS encoding DUF3606 domain-containing protein — protein sequence MAIKVGTGDSGGYSPGAYYKASKPAVIDPNDKIAFANWCNVLGLTERELTEAIREFGPRVRDIRRGLRADKGEAA from the coding sequence ATGGCTATTAAAGTTGGAACCGGTGATTCAGGTGGATACTCTCCAGGCGCTTATTACAAGGCCTCCAAGCCCGCTGTGATCGATCCTAATGACAAGATCGCATTCGCGAATTGGTGTAATGTATTGGGTCTTACCGAGCGTGAACTTACTGAAGCGATTCGTGAGTTTGGGCCTCGGGTAAGAGACATTCGTCGAGGGCTTCGTGCTGATAAAGGCGAAGCGGCCTAA
- a CDS encoding sigma-70 family RNA polymerase sigma factor: MAHTNNYLKEWEGLFIQYRPYLISFAFRMTGSLSESEDIVQDTFIQCASINPKELNNPKSWLTKITSNKSLDYMKVAYKKREIYHGTWLPDAVPDSFQYWGNLIDGVAPDKKLLYTESLSTSFLLLLQKLSPEERMIYILNEVFDYSFSEIAEFMNKSEDACKKSAQRARKALENEKRYRSYTKEDESVVSKFFDLANRGDKEGLMAMLSSDSEFWSDGGGKVSVASKVVVYDPQFISKFISAVWSAPIFKNENIRQELKIVNEKPGLVISRRHEDGVWRFETIMTMEVENGKIARIFTQRNPDKLQALLKS, from the coding sequence ATGGCACATACAAATAACTATCTTAAAGAGTGGGAAGGTCTATTTATTCAATATAGACCGTATTTAATTTCGTTCGCTTTCAGAATGACGGGAAGCCTGTCTGAATCGGAAGATATCGTACAAGATACTTTCATTCAGTGCGCTTCGATCAATCCAAAAGAATTGAATAATCCTAAGTCGTGGCTCACGAAGATTACTTCGAATAAGTCACTCGACTATATGAAGGTCGCGTATAAAAAGCGTGAAATTTATCACGGCACGTGGTTACCGGATGCGGTTCCTGATAGTTTTCAGTATTGGGGAAATCTTATCGATGGAGTTGCCCCGGATAAAAAGCTTCTTTATACCGAAAGTCTGTCAACCTCGTTTCTTCTCTTGCTTCAAAAGCTTAGTCCTGAAGAGAGGATGATCTACATTTTAAATGAGGTCTTTGATTATTCTTTTTCAGAGATTGCTGAGTTTATGAATAAGTCAGAAGACGCTTGTAAGAAGTCGGCCCAGCGCGCTCGTAAGGCACTGGAGAATGAGAAGCGCTATCGTTCATACACCAAGGAAGACGAATCTGTGGTTTCTAAGTTCTTTGATCTCGCTAATCGTGGAGACAAAGAAGGGCTTATGGCCATGCTGTCTTCTGATTCTGAGTTCTGGTCAGATGGTGGCGGTAAAGTTTCTGTGGCCTCGAAAGTCGTGGTTTACGATCCGCAGTTCATTTCGAAATTTATCTCTGCGGTCTGGTCGGCTCCGATCTTTAAGAACGAAAACATTCGCCAGGAGCTAAAGATAGTGAACGAGAAACCGGGTCTCGTGATTTCTCGTCGACATGAAGATGGGGTATGGAGATTTGAAACCATCATGACGATGGAAGTAGAAAACGGGAAGATCGCCCGAATCTTTACTCAAAGAAATCCGGACAAATTACAAGCTCTGCTCAAATCTTAA